The nucleotide window TGCGGTTTCTGGACGTGTTGGCGATTCTATTTTATTTTAACTATTGATGACTAGAAAATTGAATTGTTATATTTGTTAGGAGAGGTATGGTCGCGCCTTGTTCTTTGCGGGGCAGGGACTGAGTTTGCCAATGATCCCGCTAGGGCAGGTGTGTTGCTGGCTCCTTGATATCAAAAGCCCACAGAAGAGGGCTCTTCCGTGGGCTTTTTCGATTGGTCGCTTCCGAGCTGTCTTGTGCAAAGACTGCGGAAAGATTACCGCTCCGAGCGGTAAGAGGTCAGCGCCGGCTGGTCAGTTTACGGATGCTCTCGGCGACGGGAATACCTTCCTTGAGACGGGCATCATTGATGGCAGGGCCGAAGCTGGTGCTGATGGGGACGATGCCAGCCCAGTGGTCGAGGCCATAGTCCTCTTCGTCATCAATGGGCATTCCGGCGCGGATTTTGGAGGCGGCCTGTTCGATGGTGACGGCGATTACCGTCGTGGCATTGATTTCCTTGGCCGTGGTTTCGCGCGTTTCGTCCCAGCGTCCGGGAGCCAGATGATCGGTGACGGCGACAAGGGCATCGTATTTTTCCTTTTCGTCTTCGACCAGCCTGGCCGTGCCATGGATGTTGGCGGAGCGGAAGTTCATCGTGTGGTGAAAGGCTGCGCGACCGAGCACCAGACCGTCGACCAATGTCACATTGAGGCAGACAGGCACGCCTTCCTTCAGAGCCTTGAGCATGCGGGCAGCCTTGGCGCCGTGAATGTAGATCTGGTCGCCGATGCGGCCGTAGGCCATGGGCAGGACAATCGGCTTGTCGTCGAGCACGAAGCCGACCTGAGCGATGAGGCCTTCATCAAGAATGGCAAACAGCGTTTCCTTGTCGTAGTTGGCGCGCTTGGCAACCCGGATCTTGTTGGTCGAGGTGATCGGGAAGGTCTCGTTTTCGGAGTGGGTGGTGTCTGGTGCGTCGGTCATTGGTCGGTCTTCCGGTCAGATGGGCAATATTGCCCCTCGGGTTGGTACCCAAACAGGGGTGGGCTTGTTTGGCTTGATAAAAACGCAATTATGGTTCTAAATGAAGAGCCAAAAATTTTAATTTTAGGGAGCCAAACATGTTGATTGGCCAAATCAGCCTTGATCGCACTGATGCAGAGGGATTGCCCCGACAACTGTTCCAGCAAATACGGCAGTTGATCGAGCAGGGGCGATTGGCTCCGGGCACCCGGTTGCCTGCTTCGCGGCAGTTGGCACGCGAGCTCAAGGTCGGGCGCAACACGGTTCTGGTGGCTTACGAACAGCTGGTGCTTGAGGGCTATCTTGAAGCGGATGGGCGGCGAGGCACGCGGGTGAGCGCTGCTTCCTCCGGCTTTGGGGATGGTGGTCATGGCGCAGCACAGCAAGAGGTGTCGATACCAGAGCCACGACTGTCGGACAGTGCCCGACGCATGATGACGGTGCCGCGGCGCACCCTGCCGGGGGCGCTGACCTTTCTGACCGGCATGCCCGAGGTTGGGGCGTTTCCCCATGATACCTGGGCACGACTGCTGCGGCGGGCGGCCCGGCAGGTCGCCTCTCATGAGGATCTGTTGGGCTATGCCCATTATTCGGGGCTACCAGTGCTCCGGCAGGCGATCCTCGACCATGTTTCGGTGGCTCGGGGCGTGGTAGCGGATGTGGATCAGGTGATGATCCTGTCCTCGGCACAGGCGGCGCAGGATCTGGTTGCTCGCGTGCTGCTGGATGAAGGCGACGTTGCGCTGCATGAAGAGCCGGGCTATGCGGGCATGTCTGCGGCTCTTGCGGGTGTTGGTGCGCGCATCTTGCCGATCATGGTCGATGACGAGACGCCCTGTCAGGATCTTCTGGACGGTCGGTGGGGCACAATGGCGCCGCAACTCATCTATAGCTCGCCTTCACACCAGTTTCCAACCGGAAAGGTCATGGCGCTTGAAGAGCGGTTGGCGCTGTTGCGCTATGCCCAGCAGAAGGACTGCTTCATTCTGGAGGATGATTACGACAGTGAGTTCCACTTTGCCGGTGCTCCCATATCGAGCCTGCAGGGGCTCGACCGGCGCGGGCTGGTCATTTATATGGGCACCTTTTCCAAGGCACTGATGCCGGGGTTGCGCGTGGCCTATCTGGTGGTGCCCAAAAGGCTGGTGGAGCCGATGCGCCGCTGTCTGCGCAATATCGGGGCGGTCCCTTCGGTCGTGGTGCAATGGGCCTTGAAGGATTTTTTGGAAGAGGGGCTCCTGAAGGCCCATGTGACGCGGATGTCGCGGCTTTACCGGGACCGGCGCGATTGTCTGGTGGACAGGCTGAAACGCGAGGCGGCGGACTGGCTTGCGCCAACCATGCCTGAAGGGGGCATTCAGTTGCCGGCCTATTTCTACGGCAAGGCGAAGGCTCTCGATGACCGGGCTTTCATCACGGCCATGAGCGAGGTCGGGGTCGAGGGCTCGGCCATGTCTGCCCTTTACTGGTCCGGTCAGCGAGCCGCTCGAGCCGGGGTGCTTCTGGGCTTTGCGGCCAGCGATGAGCGGGCAATCGGGCGCGGCGTTCAACAGCTGGTCGCGCTGCTTTCCAAGATGGCCCCTTGACCTTGGCCTAATTAGGGCTTAGTTCCCATCGGACCAGTCGGTCGGGCAGCCGCACCGGTCACGCGAAAGCAATCCGGTGAGGAAAGTCCGGGCTCCATGAAAGCACGGTGCCGGGTAACGCCCGGCGGAGGCGACTCCAGGGAAAGTGCCACAGAAAGCAAACCGCCTGACCTCGGTCAGGCAAGGGTGAAAGGGTGAGGCAAGAGCTCACCGCGCCTTCAGTAATGAAGGTGGCAGGGTAAACCCCACCGGGAGCAAAACCGAATAGGAATGGCGCGAGCGCAAGCTCAGTCGGCTTTCAGGCCAGTCATTCGGGTGGGTTGCTAGAGACATTCAGCAATGGGTGTCGCAGATGAATGGTTGCCACGCGAGACTTTGTTCTTGCCGTACAAAACCCGGCTTATAGACCGACTGGTATTTTTCTTCCCAAAATTTCCACAAATCTCTTCGTTGCTAACGAAATGGAGATCCTTTTCTCCATGCCGCTACTGATTTGCTTCAGCAGCTTGCAGTTTTTGTCGCCAAGGCCGTTCCGAATTGGGCTGTCATTTCCAAAATACTTATCCCGTCCCCATTTTTTTACCCTCTCGTTTCCTTCTTTTTAACAACTCTTTGTTAACGTTAACTTTCTTAGAGTTGACCGTCCTGACACAGGCTTTGGAATCCATAGGAATCCGTTGACGCCCATAAGATCCCATGGTATCCCATTTATAGCGAAGCTCAGACCATGTCGTTAGAAATGACCCAACCAATCTGAAAAATCGGTTCAGCGACTGTGTCAGCGAGCAGGCAAGCGGCGGTGTAGGCTTTCTGAAGGCAGTGCGTATGGACGATTTCGTGTCCAGTTATGTGAATCGGCTTGATTCAAAGGGGCGGGTGTCTATCCCGGCGCCTTATCGGCAGATTCTTGCGCGCGAAGGTCATGAAAACCTGTTTTGCTGCCCTTCCATGGATCGCGCTGCGGTGGATGCCGGTGGCCTGAGCTTGCGCAAGGCAATTGATGAATATCTGGAGCCCTTCGATGTGTTCACCGAAGAGCGTGAGTTTCTCGCAACAGCTTTGTTGGGCGAGAGTGAGAGTTTGAAGATCGACAAGGATGGTCGCGTGGTATTGAGTGAGAAAATCAAGGCGCACACCGGCATCACTGACTCAGTGGTCTTTGTTGGTCATGGCTACAAGTTCCAGATCTGGGAACCCGAGAAATACGAGATCTTCAAGGCTGATGCGGCCAAGCAGGCCATGGCTCTGCGTGCCTCGCTCAGCGCCCGTCGGAAAGCTCTGCGCGAAGCGGGAACCGGAGGGGCGGCATGAACCAGGATCTGAATGTCAATGGTCCTGAAGGTGCTCGCCATGTGCCGGTGTTGCTGGCGCCCGTGCTCGATGCGCTTGATCCGCAGGCGGGGCAGTGGGTGCTTGATGGCACCTTCGGCTTTGGTGGCTATACCGAGGCCATCCTGAAGGCTGGTGCCAATGTGCTGGGTGTTGATCGGGATCCGGAAGCGGCGGCTCGGGCCGAAGTGCTGCAAGGCATTTATGGAGAGCGGTTGGCATTTGTCTCCGGCTGCTTCAGCGAACTGGCCGATATTGCCGAGACTGCCGGTCATGCGCAGCTTGATGCTGTGGTGCTCGATATCGGCGTATCATCGATGCAGCTTGATGAGGCAGAACGCGGCTTTTCCTTCATGAATGACGGTCCGCTCGACATGCGCATGTCCCAAAGCGGGGCAACAGCCGCCGATGTGATCAATAGCTATTCCGAGACGGAGTTGGTGCAGATCTTTCGCGAGTTGGGCGAGGAAAAGCAGGCGCGCCGTATTGCCGGAGCCATTCTGGCGCGGCGTGGTGTGACGCCTTTTTCGCGCACCCTGGATCTGGCCAATGTGATTGAGCGTGTTGTCGGGCGCAAGCCGCAGCAGAAGATCCATCCGGCAACGCGGGTGTTTCAGGCGCTGCGCATTTTCGTCAATGGTGAGCTGGACGAACTGGTTGATGGCCTTGTTGCAGCGGAAAAGTGCTTGAAGCCCGGCGGGAAGCTCGTTGTTGTCACCTTCCATTCCCTTGAAGACAGAATCGTCAAGCGCTTCTTTCAGGAGCGCACGAAAACCCGTTCCGGTGGATCTCGCTATCTGCCGGAAGAAGATATTCCGGACCCGAGCTTTGAAATGCTCGTCAAGGGTGGCGTAGGGCCGGACGATGAAGAACTGGAGCGCAATCCGCGTGCCCGTTCGGCCAAGATGCGGGCCGGACTGCGGACGGATGCCGCTCCTCATGAGCTTGATGCGCGCGGGCTTGGATTGCCCCGAATGCTGGCGGAGAGCCGCTCTGGAGGCCATTCATGAGCAGACTCATCAACTTTCTCCTCTTTCTCTCTGTTCTGGTGGGGGCCTTCTGGCTCTTCCAGGTGAAACACCAGTCCAAAGAGGAAGGGGAGAAGATTGCCGCCCTCGAACAGAAAATCCAGGACGAGAAAGATGCCCTGATGCTGCTGAAGGCCGAGTGGAGCTATCTCAACCGTCCGCAGCGCGTGCAGCGTCTTGCCGATGAATTTTCCAATGAACTGGGCTTGCAGGCCATTCAGCCCTATCAGATCGGCACCATTGGTGATGTGCCGGACCGGTCCGAGGATTCCGTCTTGCCGGGCACCGTTGTCAATGATCTTGAAAAGCTCCTTGATCATGCCCATCCCGCTGCGGCCAAAACAGAACAGGGGGCGCGATAATGGTTGATACCAGCAATGAATTCAATATCACCAGCTCGATCGACCACCGGTTCGATTTCGAAGGCGCCAACAAGGTGCGCTCAAAGGCGACCCGTGGCCGGATTCTGCTTGCCATGGCGGCTTTCGGCTTCTGCTTTGTGATGATGTTTGCCCGGCTGGTGATGCTGGGCTTCGACAGTCCTGCTCTTGCCCAGCGGGCAAGTGAGGAGGAGGGTATTTCAACCTTCCGCCCAGACCTCGTTGATCGCAATGGCGAAATTCTGGCGACCGACATCAAGACGGCCTCGATCTATGCCGAGCCGAACAAGATCATTGATGTCGAGGAAGCGCTTGATGCGATCACCGGTGTGTTCCCTGATCTCGATTCCAAGTCTCTGCGGCGCAGGCTCTCCAACAAGAAGCTCGGCTTTACTTGGATCAAGCGCGAGGTGACGCCGAAGCAGCAGCAGGCCATTCATGAGAAGGGCATTCCGGGGCTTGGCTACAAGACCGAGAACAAGCGCTTCTATCCGGCCGGGGCTACCGCTTCGCATATTCTCGGGCTGGTGAATGTCGACAATGTCGGCATTGCCGGGATGGAGAAATATATCGATACCGCTGGCCTTGCCAAGGCCGATGGCGGCTTTGGCGGCGGTGCTCCAGAGGCGGACCCCGTCCGGCTCTCCATCGACTTGCGTGTACAGCATGCCCTGCGCGACGAGCTTGAAAAATACATGACCAAGTTCAAGGCCATCGCAGCCGCCGGTGTTGTCCTCAATGCCAAGGACGGCGAAGTGCTGGGCATGGCGTCCCTGCCGGATTTTGATCCCAACCATCCGGTCAATGTCGGTGAGCCGGACCGTCTCAACCGGATGACGGCAGGTGTCTACGAAATGGGCTCGGTCTTCAAGACGGTGACCGTGGCCATGGCGCTCGATTCCGGTCTGGTGCATCTCAACGACAGTTTCGATGCGCGCCAGCCGATCCGGGTGCGTGGCAGCACGATCAGCGACTTCCACTCCAAGAAGCGCATTCTCTCGGTGCCTGAAGTCTTCATCTACTCTTCGAATGTCGGGTCGGCCAAGATGGCCCTGAAGATCGGCAAGGAAGGCCACAAGGAATTCCTCAAGAAGGCTCACCTTCTGGAGCGCGTGCGGACCGAACTGCCGGAAACCGCAGCCCCTGTCTATCCGTCCGACAAGCGCTGGTCCGATCTTTCGACGATGACCATCAGCTTTGGACATGGCGTGCAGGTGACCCCGCTGCAGTTTGCGGCCACCGCTGCATCGCTGGTCAATGGTGGCTACTATGTCAAGCCGACGTTCCTGAGGAAAAGCAGGCAGGAAGTGGAGAATACCGATCACTCTGACCGGGTGATCGGCGAGCGGGCCAGTGCCGAAGTGCGCTACCTGATGCGTCTCAACGCTGTCGAAGGTTCAGGCAAGCGCAGCCGGGTCGATGGCTACATGGTCGGAGGCAAGACCGGCACCGCCGAGAAGGTGATCGATGGCAAGTATATTGGCAACCGCTTGCGCAACTCCTTCCTGGCAGCCTTCCCGATCGATGATCCGCAATATGTCGTGCTGGTCATGCTTGATGAACCGAAAGGTCTCAAGGAAACCTATGGCTATGCGACCGCGGGTGTGAACACTGCACCGCTTGCGGGGGATGTTATCCGCAGAGTTGGCTCAATTTTGGGGGTTAAACCACGATTTGGCCAAAAGGATGTTCCAACAGTCGAAGCATCCTTTTAAACCTTGGGGTAAGGTTGGCAAGAATCGGGCCGGAGTGCTGTTGGATGAAAGTGGTGGAATTGCTGGGCAAACTGAGTGAGCCCATTGAAGATTTTCTCTTGGTCAATTTTGGCGAGAAGCAGGTGGTTGGCGTAACGGCTGATAGCCGCCTCGTCAAAAAGGGTTTCATATTCGTGGGGGTCCCCGGCAGCAAGGTCGACGGGGCACAGTTTGTTCCCAAGGCGCTTGAGCAGGGTGCCATTCTGGCGATCATCTCGGATCAGTCCAAACTGCCACGCGATTTTGACCCCACTGGCAAGCCCGTCGTCCGACTTCGGGATCCGCATCTGGCATTGGCCGATCTGGCCGCTGCCTTCTATCATGTGAAGCTGGAGAAAGTTGCTGCCGTAACCGGCACAAATGGCAAGACGTCGATTGCCTCCTTCCTGCGGCAGATCTGGGCCTCTACCGGCACGCTTGCGGCCAACATCGGCACCATTGGTATCGAAGGACCTTCGGGCAGTACCTATGGTGGCCTGACAACGCCGGACCCGGTCGGATTGATGGTGAGCGTTTCCGAGCTTGCCAAGGAGGGCGTGACCCATATCGCGCTCGAAGCCTCCAGTCACGGTCTGGAACAGAAGCGGCTGGATTGCCTGACGGTCGATGTTGGCGCCTTCACCAACCTCACCCGTGATCATCTCGATTATCATCTGACGTTCGAAAACTACCGCGACGCCAAGAGCCAGCTGTTCAGCCGACTGGTCCGCAAGGATGGCCATGCGGTGATCAATCTGGATGATCCCAACGGGGCGCATTTTCTTGCGGTGGCCCGCAAGCGTGGCCTCAATTGCCTTACTGTCGGACATGATGCTGAGGCCGATCTTGTCATTCGCTCGATCGTCGTGGATGGTCTTGAGCAGGTGGTGGAGCTGTCCGGGCTCTGGGGGGATGTCTCCTTCCGGGTGCCGATGGTTGGTGCTTTTCAGGTGTCCAACGTTCTGGTGGCAGGGCTCATGGCCTACGCCAGTGGTGTTGATGCCGAAAGCGTGCTCGCGGCCATCCCCCACCTCAAGGGTGCCTGCGGACGCATGGAGCTGGTCGCACACGCCGGGGCGGATACCGCAATCTATATCGACTATTCTCACACACCGGACTCGCTGGAAGTCGCTCTCAAGGCGCTGCGTCCGTTCGTCAAGGGACGTCTGATTGTCGTGTTTGGCGCTGGCGGAGATCGCGATACCGGCAAACGCCCGATGATGGGCAAGGTTGCCAACGACTTTGCCGACTATTCGATTGTTACCGATGACAACCCGCGTTCCGAGGATCCTGCCCTGATCCGAGCTGCCGTGATGGAGCCGGTTGGCAACGGGGTGGAAATCGGCGGACGACAGGACGCCATCACCTTCGGCGTCGACATGATGAAGCCGGGCGACATCCTGCTGGTTGCCGGCAAGGGTCATGAGCGTGGCCAGATCATCGCAGGCAAGACCCTGCATTTCTCCGATCACGAGGCTGTGGCGCAGGCTTTGGCCGATACTGGCAAGGGAGAAATGGTGTGACGGCGCTTTGGACCTCAGCCGAGTTTGTTGCTGCAACGGCCCCCGTTGCCCAACCCGGCGAAATCGGCGAGGTCAACGGCATTTCCATCGACAGTCGCACAGTGAGCGCCGGGGATGCCTTCTTTGCCATCAAGGGCGAACGGTTTGACGGGCACGGTTTTGCGCGTTCGGCTCTCGACGCCGGGGCGGCTGTGGTCGTGCTCGAGGAAACGCAGCGGCAAGACTTTGCCGATCTCCTGGAGCGCGTCGTGTTTGTTGATGATGTGCTCAAGGCGCTGGAACGGCTTGGCCTGGCAGCAAGGGCGCGGGTTTCCGGTAAGGTGATTGCGATCACCGGCAGCGTTGGCAAGACCAGCACCAAGGATGCTCTGTGGGCAGCGCTCAAGCCTAGCGGCAAGGTGCATGCTGCGGTTTCTTCCTTCAATAATCACTGGGGTGTGCCGCTGACCCTGGCGCGCATGCCAAGGGACACCGAGTTCGGCATCTTCGAGGTCGGGATGAACCATCCCGGCGAAATCCGCCATCTCATTGGTATGGTGCAGCCGGATCTGGCGGTCATTACCACCATTGTGGCCGCTCACATCGGCAACTTCTCGGGCATCGAGGAGATTGCGGCTGCAAAGGCCGAGATTTTCGAGGGCGTGGTTCCGGGCGGGGCCGCGCTTTTTAATGGCGATATCGCCTTTTCCGATTTTCTCGAACAGAGCGCCAGGGCACAGGGCATCAACCGTTGCTATCGCTTCGGACGCAGCGAAGGGGCCGACGTGCATCTGGATGCGCTGACGCTTGACGCCGATGGGTCGCGCCTCTCCTTGACACTGTTTGGCGATGTCGTCCACTGCACTCTGGGGGCGCCCGGGGAACATCTGGCGCATAATGCGCTGGCGGTTCTGGGCGCTGTGGCGCTGGTTGGCGGCAATGTCGCCGCTGCCTGCGATGCGCTTGCCGGACACGGGGCCAGCAAGGGCCGGGGTCAGCGTCACCGGTTGTCGGTCGAGGGAGCTGATGCCCTGCTGATCGACGAGAGCTACAATGCCAATCCTTCTTCCGTTTCTGCTGCCCTTGCCGCGCTCGGGCTGGTGAAGGAGGCAAAGCGCAAGGTTGCCGTGCTTGGAGACATGCTGGAGCTTGGCGAAGACAGTCAGCGGCTGCATGAAGGACTGATTGACCCCCTGGTGGCTGCGGGTGTTGACCGTGTCTATTTGTGCGGACCTGAAATGCTGAAACTATGGGAAATAGTGCCTATCGCATTGCGGGGGCACTATGCTAAAGCATCGGCCGACCTGATTGCGCCGCTGAAGGCCGAGATCAGGGCTGGTGACGCGATCATGGTCAAGGGTTCGCTGGGATCCAGAATGGCGCCGATTGTTGCGGCCCTGCTGGACGATTTCAAGAATTAGACCCGAGCTTTTGAGCCGGTGATGTATGTGAAAGGCCTGTATCTAAAATGCTGATGTATCTTGTCGAAATATCTGATCAGATATCCGCATTCAACGTGTTCCGTTACCTCACGTTCCGAACGGCCGGAGCCATCATCACAGCGCTGCTGTTTGTCTTCATGTTCGGCCCGGCCATCATCCGAGCACTACGTGCCCGGCAGGGCAAGGGGCAGCCGATCCGCGAGGATGGTCCGCAGAGCCATCTGCTGACCAAGAAGGGCACGCCCACGATGGGCGGTCTTATGATTCTGACGGGAATGATCATGGCAACGCTGCTGTGGGCCAACTTGGCCAACCCCTATGTCTGGATCGTGCTGTTCGTGACTGTCGGTTTTGCGCTGATCGGCTTCTATGACGACTATCTCAAGGTTTCCCGCTCGTCGCACAAGGGCTTTTCAAGCCGCATGCGCCTGGCCATCGAGGCGGTGATTGCCGGTGTGGCCTGCATCGCCGTTGCGCAGCTTGGACAGGACGCCTTTGCGACCTCCGTGACCTTCCCCTTCTTCAAGGGTATCCTCCTTGATCTGGGCTGGTTCTTTGTGCCCTTCGGCCTGTTTGTGATTGTCGGGGCGGGCAATGCGGTCAACTTGACGGATGGTCTTGATGGCCTCGCCATTGTGCCTGTTATGATCGCCAGCGCCACCTTTGGCGTGATTGCATATCTTTCCGGTAACGAGATCTTTGCCGA belongs to uncultured Cohaesibacter sp. and includes:
- a CDS encoding pyridoxamine 5'-phosphate oxidase family protein; this encodes MTDAPDTTHSENETFPITSTNKIRVAKRANYDKETLFAILDEGLIAQVGFVLDDKPIVLPMAYGRIGDQIYIHGAKAARMLKALKEGVPVCLNVTLVDGLVLGRAAFHHTMNFRSANIHGTARLVEDEKEKYDALVAVTDHLAPGRWDETRETTAKEINATTVIAVTIEQAASKIRAGMPIDDEEDYGLDHWAGIVPISTSFGPAINDARLKEGIPVAESIRKLTSRR
- a CDS encoding PLP-dependent aminotransferase family protein; its protein translation is MLIGQISLDRTDAEGLPRQLFQQIRQLIEQGRLAPGTRLPASRQLARELKVGRNTVLVAYEQLVLEGYLEADGRRGTRVSAASSGFGDGGHGAAQQEVSIPEPRLSDSARRMMTVPRRTLPGALTFLTGMPEVGAFPHDTWARLLRRAARQVASHEDLLGYAHYSGLPVLRQAILDHVSVARGVVADVDQVMILSSAQAAQDLVARVLLDEGDVALHEEPGYAGMSAALAGVGARILPIMVDDETPCQDLLDGRWGTMAPQLIYSSPSHQFPTGKVMALEERLALLRYAQQKDCFILEDDYDSEFHFAGAPISSLQGLDRRGLVIYMGTFSKALMPGLRVAYLVVPKRLVEPMRRCLRNIGAVPSVVVQWALKDFLEEGLLKAHVTRMSRLYRDRRDCLVDRLKREAADWLAPTMPEGGIQLPAYFYGKAKALDDRAFITAMSEVGVEGSAMSALYWSGQRAARAGVLLGFAASDERAIGRGVQQLVALLSKMAP
- a CDS encoding division/cell wall cluster transcriptional repressor MraZ, whose protein sequence is MSSYVNRLDSKGRVSIPAPYRQILAREGHENLFCCPSMDRAAVDAGGLSLRKAIDEYLEPFDVFTEEREFLATALLGESESLKIDKDGRVVLSEKIKAHTGITDSVVFVGHGYKFQIWEPEKYEIFKADAAKQAMALRASLSARRKALREAGTGGAA
- the rsmH gene encoding 16S rRNA (cytosine(1402)-N(4))-methyltransferase RsmH, whose translation is MNQDLNVNGPEGARHVPVLLAPVLDALDPQAGQWVLDGTFGFGGYTEAILKAGANVLGVDRDPEAAARAEVLQGIYGERLAFVSGCFSELADIAETAGHAQLDAVVLDIGVSSMQLDEAERGFSFMNDGPLDMRMSQSGATAADVINSYSETELVQIFRELGEEKQARRIAGAILARRGVTPFSRTLDLANVIERVVGRKPQQKIHPATRVFQALRIFVNGELDELVDGLVAAEKCLKPGGKLVVVTFHSLEDRIVKRFFQERTKTRSGGSRYLPEEDIPDPSFEMLVKGGVGPDDEELERNPRARSAKMRAGLRTDAAPHELDARGLGLPRMLAESRSGGHS
- a CDS encoding penicillin-binding protein 2 — encoded protein: MVDTSNEFNITSSIDHRFDFEGANKVRSKATRGRILLAMAAFGFCFVMMFARLVMLGFDSPALAQRASEEEGISTFRPDLVDRNGEILATDIKTASIYAEPNKIIDVEEALDAITGVFPDLDSKSLRRRLSNKKLGFTWIKREVTPKQQQAIHEKGIPGLGYKTENKRFYPAGATASHILGLVNVDNVGIAGMEKYIDTAGLAKADGGFGGGAPEADPVRLSIDLRVQHALRDELEKYMTKFKAIAAAGVVLNAKDGEVLGMASLPDFDPNHPVNVGEPDRLNRMTAGVYEMGSVFKTVTVAMALDSGLVHLNDSFDARQPIRVRGSTISDFHSKKRILSVPEVFIYSSNVGSAKMALKIGKEGHKEFLKKAHLLERVRTELPETAAPVYPSDKRWSDLSTMTISFGHGVQVTPLQFAATAASLVNGGYYVKPTFLRKSRQEVENTDHSDRVIGERASAEVRYLMRLNAVEGSGKRSRVDGYMVGGKTGTAEKVIDGKYIGNRLRNSFLAAFPIDDPQYVVLVMLDEPKGLKETYGYATAGVNTAPLAGDVIRRVGSILGVKPRFGQKDVPTVEASF
- a CDS encoding UDP-N-acetylmuramoyl-L-alanyl-D-glutamate--2,6-diaminopimelate ligase, with product MKVVELLGKLSEPIEDFLLVNFGEKQVVGVTADSRLVKKGFIFVGVPGSKVDGAQFVPKALEQGAILAIISDQSKLPRDFDPTGKPVVRLRDPHLALADLAAAFYHVKLEKVAAVTGTNGKTSIASFLRQIWASTGTLAANIGTIGIEGPSGSTYGGLTTPDPVGLMVSVSELAKEGVTHIALEASSHGLEQKRLDCLTVDVGAFTNLTRDHLDYHLTFENYRDAKSQLFSRLVRKDGHAVINLDDPNGAHFLAVARKRGLNCLTVGHDAEADLVIRSIVVDGLEQVVELSGLWGDVSFRVPMVGAFQVSNVLVAGLMAYASGVDAESVLAAIPHLKGACGRMELVAHAGADTAIYIDYSHTPDSLEVALKALRPFVKGRLIVVFGAGGDRDTGKRPMMGKVANDFADYSIVTDDNPRSEDPALIRAAVMEPVGNGVEIGGRQDAITFGVDMMKPGDILLVAGKGHERGQIIAGKTLHFSDHEAVAQALADTGKGEMV
- a CDS encoding UDP-N-acetylmuramoylalanyl-D-glutamyl-2,6-diaminopimelate--D-alanyl-D-alanine ligase, which translates into the protein MTALWTSAEFVAATAPVAQPGEIGEVNGISIDSRTVSAGDAFFAIKGERFDGHGFARSALDAGAAVVVLEETQRQDFADLLERVVFVDDVLKALERLGLAARARVSGKVIAITGSVGKTSTKDALWAALKPSGKVHAAVSSFNNHWGVPLTLARMPRDTEFGIFEVGMNHPGEIRHLIGMVQPDLAVITTIVAAHIGNFSGIEEIAAAKAEIFEGVVPGGAALFNGDIAFSDFLEQSARAQGINRCYRFGRSEGADVHLDALTLDADGSRLSLTLFGDVVHCTLGAPGEHLAHNALAVLGAVALVGGNVAAACDALAGHGASKGRGQRHRLSVEGADALLIDESYNANPSSVSAALAALGLVKEAKRKVAVLGDMLELGEDSQRLHEGLIDPLVAAGVDRVYLCGPEMLKLWEIVPIALRGHYAKASADLIAPLKAEIRAGDAIMVKGSLGSRMAPIVAALLDDFKN
- the mraY gene encoding phospho-N-acetylmuramoyl-pentapeptide-transferase; translated protein: MLMYLVEISDQISAFNVFRYLTFRTAGAIITALLFVFMFGPAIIRALRARQGKGQPIREDGPQSHLLTKKGTPTMGGLMILTGMIMATLLWANLANPYVWIVLFVTVGFALIGFYDDYLKVSRSSHKGFSSRMRLAIEAVIAGVACIAVAQLGQDAFATSVTFPFFKGILLDLGWFFVPFGLFVIVGAGNAVNLTDGLDGLAIVPVMIASATFGVIAYLSGNEIFADYLQIHYVPGTGELLVLCGAMIGAGLGFLWFNAPPAAIFMGDTGSLALGGMLGAISVVTKHELVLAIVGGLFVLEAVSVIIQVASFKLTGRRVFRMAPIHHHFEHKGWTEAQVVIRFWIIAVVLALIGLSTLKLR